One region of Anaeromyxobacter paludicola genomic DNA includes:
- the proB gene encoding glutamate 5-kinase — translation MQRSQLSKTKRLVVKVGTGTLTTPDGGFDRQNCARLGAELAHAARARPVVLVSSAAIAFGARELGLVRTKGKPWDMATKQACAAAGQPHLMRAWREALAPHGLQVAQVLLTADDLASRKRFLNARRTFSRLLELGVLPVVNENDTVAVEEIKVGDNDSLAGLVATCVEADLVVMLTDVDAMYDRDPREPGARALRDVPRITAEVERMAGGAGTERSTGGMITKVKAAKRLASQGTATALLSGRAPGALAALLAGEPVGTFFTPAVEQLSRRKGWLLSAAKGRGVLLVDDGARRALEQRGKSLLPSGVKAVAGHFRVGDPVDIAVRDGRPFARGLAGYGADEVRRIAGLKSGEIERALGYKYLDEVVHRNDLVLLEEEEAEARR, via the coding sequence GTGCAGCGGTCCCAGCTCTCGAAGACGAAGCGGCTCGTGGTGAAGGTCGGCACCGGCACGCTCACCACCCCGGACGGCGGGTTCGACCGGCAGAACTGCGCCCGGCTCGGGGCGGAGCTGGCCCACGCGGCGCGGGCGCGGCCGGTGGTGCTGGTCTCCTCGGCGGCCATCGCCTTCGGCGCGCGGGAGCTCGGGCTCGTCCGCACCAAGGGCAAGCCCTGGGACATGGCCACCAAGCAGGCCTGCGCCGCGGCCGGCCAGCCGCACCTCATGCGCGCCTGGCGCGAGGCGCTCGCCCCGCACGGCCTCCAGGTGGCGCAGGTGCTCCTCACCGCCGACGACCTCGCGAGCCGCAAGCGCTTCCTCAACGCGCGCCGCACCTTCAGCCGGCTCCTCGAGCTGGGCGTGCTGCCGGTGGTCAACGAGAACGACACCGTGGCGGTGGAGGAGATCAAGGTGGGCGACAACGATTCGCTGGCCGGCCTGGTCGCCACCTGCGTCGAGGCCGACCTGGTGGTCATGCTCACCGACGTGGACGCCATGTACGACCGCGACCCGCGCGAGCCGGGGGCGCGGGCGCTGCGCGACGTGCCGCGCATCACCGCCGAGGTGGAGCGGATGGCGGGCGGGGCGGGCACCGAGCGGAGCACCGGCGGGATGATCACCAAGGTGAAGGCGGCGAAGCGGCTCGCCTCGCAGGGCACCGCCACCGCGCTCCTCTCCGGCCGCGCGCCGGGCGCGCTCGCGGCGCTCCTCGCCGGCGAGCCGGTGGGCACCTTCTTCACCCCGGCGGTGGAGCAGCTCTCCCGGCGCAAGGGCTGGCTCCTCTCGGCGGCCAAGGGGCGCGGCGTGCTGCTGGTGGACGACGGCGCCCGCCGCGCGCTCGAGCAGCGGGGCAAGAGCCTGCTCCCCTCCGGCGTGAAGGCGGTGGCGGGCCACTTCCGCGTGGGCGATCCGGTGGACATCGCCGTCCGCGACGGCCGCCCCTTCGCCCGCGGGCTCGCCGGCTACGGCGCCGACGAGGTGCGCCGGATCGCGGGCCTGAAATCGGGCGAGATCGAGCGGGCGCTCGGCTATAAGTACCTCGACGAGGTGGTGCACCGGAACGACCTGGTGCTCCTCGAAGAGGAAGAGGCGGAGGCACGGCGGTGA
- a CDS encoding substrate-binding domain-containing protein, with protein sequence MEALTPCPIPRPFGGAGPRPRVALVRGVSEGSFLERYRRGAEEMADDLGIELVTWDARGDPGALPDLVRAAARGGAQALVVDHGQGERLRSAVEEVLAQGVRVVAFDTAIDHPEVPEVEQDDFLIGHVICTRLAQDTAGRAAVIHVTADGFAPLARRERAWEAHRWRHPGLREVARIEANAANAAADAEARVGQALRAHPETTAILALWDEFAEGAVRAVERAGLRGKVRVYSVDVADRDIRRMREPGSPWVATAATDARAIGRLAVRAAAALLAGAPVERHLLLEPRLVTRELLVEQGITGMEALVQALPSLGESRLVWPAWMEALLISRGRILPASRLSPDQLVGQLRRALGSLEARNRELQATAGDLQRARDELQRHAQERSSRLVHAEAKLAQSSRYLEKIVDAVADPVFVKDRQHRLVLVNDALSRLLGRDRADILGRTDYDFLPKAEVDVFWEKDELVFTTGEENVNEEQLTSADGETHVIVTKKTLYADERGDIFIVGIIRDVTEARRLEERLRQSQKMETVGLLAGGVAHDFNNLLTPILGYAPLLLEAMPAEHPDREMVTAIQDAAGRAKDLTRRLLTFSRKQVIEPRVLDLRELVRGAERMLRRTIRESVQIEVALPDQLGKVRADPGQLEQVLLNLAINAQDAMPEGGRLQIEARDVGPGDALAGADQPPGEGAWVLLRVSDTGAGMDPRTLEHVFEPFFTTKELGRGTGLGLSTVYGIVEQHGGSITVQSARGEGTVFRVHLPRVAEEPVPAAPPACARAAGRGTEVVLVVEDDPIVRSLVSRLLRGFGYQVRTAEGGEECLARMGDGATPVDLLLTDVVMPRMNGRELYERLRERRPGLKVLFMSGYASDVIGRHGVEDDGDAVGFLQKPFTAADLAARVRQAIDGG encoded by the coding sequence ATGGAAGCGCTCACCCCCTGCCCGATCCCCCGCCCGTTCGGCGGCGCCGGCCCGCGTCCGCGGGTGGCGCTGGTGCGCGGCGTGAGCGAGGGCAGCTTCCTCGAGCGGTACCGCCGTGGGGCCGAGGAGATGGCGGACGACCTCGGCATCGAGCTCGTCACCTGGGACGCCCGCGGCGACCCGGGCGCGCTGCCGGACCTCGTCCGGGCGGCGGCGCGGGGCGGGGCGCAGGCGCTGGTCGTGGATCACGGGCAGGGAGAGCGCCTGCGAAGCGCGGTCGAGGAGGTGCTGGCGCAGGGGGTGCGGGTGGTCGCCTTCGACACCGCCATCGACCATCCCGAGGTCCCCGAGGTCGAGCAGGACGACTTCCTGATCGGTCATGTCATCTGCACCCGGCTCGCGCAGGACACCGCGGGCCGGGCGGCGGTGATCCACGTCACCGCCGACGGCTTCGCGCCCCTCGCGCGGCGCGAGCGGGCCTGGGAGGCGCATCGCTGGCGCCACCCCGGCCTGCGGGAGGTGGCCCGGATCGAGGCGAACGCCGCGAACGCCGCCGCCGACGCCGAGGCGCGGGTCGGGCAGGCCCTGCGGGCGCACCCCGAGACCACCGCGATCCTGGCCCTGTGGGACGAGTTCGCCGAGGGCGCCGTCCGCGCCGTCGAGCGGGCGGGGCTGCGCGGGAAGGTGCGCGTCTACTCGGTGGACGTCGCCGACCGCGACATCCGGCGCATGCGCGAGCCCGGCTCTCCCTGGGTGGCCACCGCGGCGACCGACGCCCGCGCCATCGGGCGCCTCGCGGTGCGGGCCGCCGCCGCGCTCCTCGCCGGCGCGCCCGTGGAGAGGCACCTGCTGCTGGAGCCGCGCCTCGTGACCCGGGAGCTCCTGGTGGAGCAGGGGATCACCGGGATGGAGGCGCTGGTCCAGGCGCTGCCCTCGCTGGGCGAGAGCCGGCTCGTCTGGCCGGCCTGGATGGAGGCCCTCCTGATCTCGCGCGGCCGGATCCTCCCGGCGTCGCGCCTCTCGCCGGACCAGCTCGTGGGCCAGCTCCGCCGCGCGCTCGGGAGCCTGGAGGCCCGCAACCGCGAGCTGCAGGCCACCGCCGGCGACCTCCAGCGGGCGCGCGACGAGCTGCAGCGCCACGCGCAGGAGCGCAGCTCCCGGCTGGTGCACGCCGAGGCCAAGCTGGCGCAGTCGAGCCGCTACCTGGAGAAGATCGTGGACGCGGTCGCCGACCCGGTCTTCGTGAAGGATCGCCAGCACCGCCTCGTGCTGGTCAACGACGCGCTGAGCCGGCTCCTGGGGCGCGACCGCGCCGACATCCTCGGGCGGACCGACTACGACTTCCTGCCCAAGGCGGAGGTGGACGTCTTCTGGGAGAAGGACGAGCTGGTCTTCACGACCGGCGAGGAGAACGTCAACGAGGAGCAGCTCACCTCGGCCGACGGCGAGACCCACGTCATCGTCACCAAGAAGACCCTCTACGCCGACGAGCGCGGCGACATCTTCATCGTCGGCATCATCCGCGACGTGACCGAGGCCCGCCGGCTCGAGGAGCGGCTCCGGCAGTCGCAGAAGATGGAGACGGTCGGGCTGCTCGCCGGCGGGGTGGCCCACGACTTCAACAACCTGCTCACGCCGATCCTCGGGTACGCGCCGCTGCTCCTCGAGGCGATGCCGGCGGAGCACCCCGACCGCGAGATGGTGACGGCGATCCAGGACGCCGCCGGGCGGGCCAAGGACCTCACCCGCCGCCTCCTCACCTTCAGCCGCAAGCAGGTGATCGAGCCGCGGGTGCTCGACCTGCGCGAGCTCGTCCGCGGCGCCGAGCGCATGCTGCGCCGGACCATCCGCGAGAGCGTGCAGATCGAGGTCGCGCTGCCGGACCAGCTCGGCAAGGTGCGGGCCGATCCCGGGCAGCTCGAGCAGGTGCTCCTCAACCTCGCCATCAACGCCCAGGACGCGATGCCCGAGGGCGGCCGCCTCCAGATCGAGGCGCGGGACGTGGGGCCCGGCGACGCGCTCGCCGGCGCCGACCAGCCCCCCGGCGAGGGCGCCTGGGTGCTGCTCCGGGTGAGCGACACCGGCGCCGGCATGGACCCGCGCACGCTCGAGCACGTCTTCGAGCCCTTCTTCACCACCAAGGAGCTGGGGCGCGGGACCGGCCTCGGGCTCTCGACGGTCTACGGCATCGTGGAGCAGCACGGCGGCTCGATCACGGTGCAGTCGGCCCGGGGGGAGGGGACGGTCTTCCGGGTCCACCTGCCGCGGGTGGCCGAGGAGCCCGTGCCCGCCGCCCCGCCCGCCTGCGCGCGCGCGGCCGGCCGCGGGACGGAGGTGGTGCTGGTGGTGGAGGACGACCCGATCGTCCGGTCCCTGGTGAGCCGCCTCCTGCGCGGGTTCGGCTACCAGGTGCGGACGGCCGAGGGCGGCGAGGAGTGCCTCGCCCGGATGGGAGACGGCGCCACCCCGGTGGATCTGCTCCTCACCGACGTGGTGATGCCGAGGATGAACGGGCGCGAGCTCTACGAGCGGCTCCGGGAGCGGCGCCCCGGCCTCAAGGTGCTCTTCATGTCGGGGTACGCGAGCGACGTGATCGGCCGGCACGGCGTGGAGGACGACGGCGACGCGGTGGGGTTCCTGCAGAAGCCGTTCACGGCGGCCGACCTGGCCGCGCGGGTGCGGCAGGCGATCGACGGGGGCTGA
- a CDS encoding M16 family metallopeptidase, whose translation MHTWRRALAAASIAISTWAGVAAAAAQPPLPPVPYGGHFAPFPTGLRALAYQFKGLGVSSFTASYVGGSADDPPGKEGLAALAVRLVERGAGGARTYQQRMFQQTPRFGASVERDSLELWAAALPSRVAGLLAVEADRLRDPLAGITEAQFAAAKAEQLGAAQRALEEPDAEWALEHALAGTPPGRPALGTPASLAAITFADVRAFCADHFRPERLVLAVTGPGAPPAFAAEVARAFGDLATGARRDPAGPPKPLRKPPDGSPELAVRRGLAEGPQLWLTWALPGFAGQDDVGVEVAAEVVRRWLPGAVGSTGRLKEILVRHEVAANVLAVRLDLARKEDAGPLVARLRARDPKLRARPAEVRRVRRASFWWMEDPRPGEIVQMLRVTGEADALGTWRRRRVDRLLEDLGPYLERWLTPARMGALLVEPLPGASIPERPAEVPIDGPPVGLLRLPPGGTYDARSVAPAPGLDTAHRFRLASGLEVVVYRRPGFPKVSAALAVRAGPSPRGLAELALAAAAPDANFIGAGSGCTAPSPRHLPQGVVFHSQGLSNELALVLDELACVSEKQATRASDLSTHRKQWADALESIPTATAAAVESVERLFPGSAEQVVLRKKTLAAITASDADAWLATEFRPDHATLVLGGDLPADSELVPLVRRRFEAWQAGDAPRGPLPAARSSRFPERRAILLVPAKDATRALTFVWTRMPPPVASSDVVAAGAVELDLQLRLEREAGSGVATPLVSPRGSAAGGALQLSYWSAPDAAGRALSAVLEGLADEAAAPVMPEHAEFLRWSIAGHQPFRFSTVQDVVDRLVEAALDGADPDVYERQAAAVASLDPERIERAARSLGTGREVIAVVGDEARVRPSLEKAGYQVEVLPSPGPR comes from the coding sequence ATGCACACCTGGCGCCGCGCGCTCGCGGCCGCATCGATCGCGATCTCGACGTGGGCCGGCGTCGCGGCGGCGGCCGCCCAGCCTCCGCTGCCGCCCGTGCCGTACGGCGGTCACTTCGCCCCCTTCCCGACCGGGCTGCGGGCGCTCGCGTACCAGTTCAAGGGGCTGGGGGTATCCTCCTTCACGGCCTCGTACGTGGGCGGCTCCGCCGACGATCCTCCTGGAAAGGAGGGGCTCGCGGCGCTGGCGGTGCGGCTGGTCGAGCGCGGCGCGGGCGGCGCGCGGACCTACCAGCAGCGGATGTTCCAGCAGACCCCGCGCTTCGGCGCCAGCGTCGAGCGGGACAGCCTCGAGCTCTGGGCGGCGGCGCTGCCGTCCCGGGTGGCCGGGCTCCTCGCCGTGGAGGCGGATCGACTCCGGGATCCGCTGGCCGGGATCACGGAGGCGCAGTTCGCGGCGGCGAAGGCCGAGCAGCTCGGCGCGGCCCAGCGGGCCCTCGAGGAGCCCGATGCGGAGTGGGCCCTGGAGCACGCCTTGGCGGGGACGCCGCCTGGCCGGCCCGCGCTCGGCACACCCGCCTCCCTCGCCGCGATCACCTTCGCCGACGTGCGCGCCTTCTGCGCCGATCACTTCAGGCCCGAGCGGCTCGTGCTCGCGGTCACCGGCCCGGGCGCCCCGCCCGCCTTCGCCGCGGAGGTCGCGCGGGCCTTCGGCGACCTCGCCACCGGCGCGCGCCGCGATCCCGCCGGACCCCCGAAGCCGCTCCGGAAGCCTCCGGACGGCTCCCCGGAGCTGGCGGTGCGGCGCGGGCTGGCCGAGGGCCCTCAGCTCTGGCTCACCTGGGCCCTGCCCGGGTTCGCCGGGCAGGACGACGTGGGGGTGGAGGTCGCGGCGGAGGTCGTCCGGCGGTGGCTCCCGGGCGCGGTGGGCTCGACCGGCCGGCTGAAGGAGATCCTCGTGCGCCACGAGGTCGCCGCGAACGTGCTGGCCGTCCGGCTCGACCTGGCGCGCAAGGAGGACGCCGGCCCGCTCGTGGCCCGCCTCCGCGCCCGGGACCCGAAGCTTCGGGCCCGCCCGGCGGAGGTCCGCCGCGTCCGGCGCGCGTCGTTCTGGTGGATGGAGGACCCGCGTCCTGGAGAGATCGTGCAGATGCTCCGGGTCACGGGCGAAGCCGACGCGCTCGGCACCTGGAGGCGCAGGCGCGTGGATCGGCTGCTCGAGGACCTCGGACCGTACCTCGAGCGGTGGCTCACGCCGGCGCGGATGGGCGCGCTGCTCGTCGAGCCGCTGCCGGGCGCGTCCATCCCCGAGCGGCCGGCCGAAGTCCCGATCGATGGCCCGCCCGTGGGACTCCTCCGGCTCCCGCCCGGCGGCACCTACGACGCCCGGAGCGTCGCGCCCGCTCCCGGGCTCGACACGGCGCACCGCTTCCGGCTCGCCAGCGGTCTCGAGGTGGTCGTCTACCGCCGGCCGGGGTTCCCCAAGGTCAGCGCGGCGCTGGCGGTGCGCGCGGGACCCTCGCCGCGCGGGCTGGCGGAGCTCGCCCTGGCCGCCGCCGCGCCGGACGCGAACTTCATCGGCGCGGGGTCGGGCTGCACCGCGCCGAGCCCGCGCCACCTTCCGCAGGGCGTGGTCTTCCACTCGCAGGGGCTCTCGAACGAGCTCGCCCTCGTCCTCGACGAGCTCGCCTGCGTCTCCGAGAAGCAGGCCACCCGCGCCTCCGACCTCTCCACCCACCGCAAGCAGTGGGCGGACGCCCTGGAATCGATCCCTACCGCCACGGCGGCCGCCGTGGAGTCCGTCGAGAGGCTGTTCCCCGGCAGCGCGGAGCAGGTGGTGCTCCGCAAGAAGACCCTGGCGGCCATCACGGCGAGCGACGCCGACGCCTGGCTCGCGACCGAGTTCCGGCCGGACCACGCCACCCTGGTGCTCGGCGGGGACCTGCCGGCGGACTCCGAGCTGGTGCCGCTCGTCCGCCGGAGGTTCGAGGCCTGGCAGGCGGGCGACGCTCCTCGCGGCCCGCTGCCTGCGGCGCGCTCCTCGCGCTTCCCGGAGCGGCGAGCGATCCTGCTCGTCCCGGCGAAGGACGCCACGCGGGCGCTGACGTTCGTCTGGACCCGGATGCCGCCCCCGGTCGCGTCCTCCGACGTCGTCGCGGCCGGGGCCGTCGAGCTCGATCTCCAGCTGCGCCTCGAGCGCGAGGCGGGGAGCGGGGTCGCGACGCCGCTCGTCTCGCCCCGAGGGTCGGCGGCGGGTGGAGCGCTGCAGCTCTCCTACTGGTCGGCGCCGGACGCCGCCGGCCGGGCGCTCTCGGCCGTGCTCGAGGGGCTGGCCGACGAAGCGGCGGCGCCGGTGATGCCGGAGCACGCCGAGTTCCTGCGCTGGAGCATCGCGGGCCACCAGCCGTTCCGGTTCTCCACCGTGCAGGACGTCGTGGACCGGCTGGTCGAGGCCGCGCTCGACGGCGCCGACCCCGACGTCTACGAGCGGCAGGCCGCCGCGGTGGCCTCGCTCGACCCCGAGCGGATCGAGCGGGCCGCCCGGTCGCTGGGGACGGGGCGCGAGGTGATCGCCGTGGTGGGGGACGAGGCGCGCGTGCGCCCCTCGCTCGAGAAGGCCGGTTACCAGGTGGAGGTGCTGCCCTCCCCAGGGCCCCGGTGA
- a CDS encoding PEGA domain-containing protein: MTAVPDDLSRPMRRIVLYAAVAVGLAFGLAKVAEHQLAPASPSAQATPDPQPAKPVLSEAEQAEVRRGWERSSTIAPRSEQRDPATGEVTLPFHGFGLSVDSTPPGARVLVDGRDLGETPLLASVTCAPGAQVEVRVEKPPLAAARRTTTCRSDTLVKLAVTLAR; encoded by the coding sequence GTGACCGCCGTGCCCGACGACCTCTCGCGCCCCATGCGCCGCATCGTGCTGTACGCCGCCGTCGCGGTGGGGCTCGCCTTCGGCCTCGCCAAGGTGGCGGAGCACCAGCTCGCCCCCGCGAGCCCGTCCGCGCAGGCGACGCCCGACCCGCAGCCGGCAAAGCCGGTCCTCTCCGAGGCCGAGCAGGCCGAGGTCCGGCGCGGCTGGGAGCGGAGCAGCACCATCGCCCCGCGGTCCGAGCAGCGCGATCCCGCGACCGGGGAGGTGACGCTGCCGTTCCACGGCTTCGGCCTGTCGGTGGACTCGACCCCACCCGGCGCCCGGGTCCTCGTGGACGGGCGCGACCTCGGCGAGACGCCGCTCCTCGCCTCGGTGACCTGCGCGCCGGGGGCCCAGGTCGAGGTCCGCGTGGAGAAGCCGCCGCTCGCCGCCGCGCGCCGGACCACGACCTGCCGCAGCGACACGCTCGTGAAGCTCGCGGTCACCCTCGCGCGGTGA